A genome region from Camelus ferus isolate YT-003-E chromosome 25, BCGSAC_Cfer_1.0, whole genome shotgun sequence includes the following:
- the LOC116659732 gene encoding angiopoietin-1-like, with protein MTVFLSFAFLAAILTHIGSSNQRRSPENGGRRYNRIQHGQCAYTFILPEHDGNCRESTTDQYNTNALQRDAPHVEPDFSSQKLQHLEHVMENYTQWLQKLNKMRSKVGNRAKDVLGILSPGTVMALVF; from the exons ATgacagttttcctttcctttgctttcctCGCTGCCATTCTGACTCACATAGGGAGCAGCAACCAGCGCCGAAGTCCAGAAAACGGTGGGAGAAGATATAACCGGATTCAACATGGGCAGTGTGCCTACACTTTCATTCTTCCAGAACATGACGGGAACTGTCGTGAGAGTACGACAGACCAGTACAACACAAACGCTCTGCAGAGAGATGCTCCACACGTGGAACCGGATTTCTCTTCCCAGAAACTTCAACATCTGGAGCATGTGATGGAAAATTATACTCAGTGGCTGCAAAAA CTGAACAAGATGAGAAGCAAGGTAGGCAACAGGGCGAAGGATGTGTTGGGCATCTTAAGTcctggaactgtcatggcacttgTCTTTTGA